One segment of Longimicrobiaceae bacterium DNA contains the following:
- the uvrC gene encoding excinuclease ABC subunit UvrC — protein MPETAVLESKLRHLATRPGVYLMKDAEGEIIYVGKAKSLRPRVRSYFNSGRDHSLKTREMVRRVADVDTIVVDTEAEALILENNLIKEYRPRFNINLRDDKTYPYIKVTADLFPRIYVTRTLTKDGARYFGPYTDVRRMRMALELVKKLYTVRSCHYDLPREKPARPCLDFHIGRCKAPCVDLQTEDDYRQMVDEIRDILGGHTRRAAARLREQMAAAAAAMDFERAGALRDTLRELEALESKQRVVDLSGADRDVVGMARDGAEACGIVLQIREGKLLGREAQFLTNLADETDEAVLSAFVTRLYTERALRDSDSVPGEVFLPSDFEDRELLERLLREQTGRAVRTHVPQRGEKVQLVELAAQNARHLLEERRLSSMSAGTRAPDALYELQEVLELGGVPRTILCFDISHTQGTEVVASGVFFEDGEPNKGEYKKFKIRGEWGNDDFASMHEVVTRWFRRRLDEGKPLPDLVVIDGGKGQLGAARKALDELDLGQQAIISLAKKDEEVFVPGRPDSIRMLRRSPALRLLQRIRDEAHRFAITYNRKLRTKRTVRSELSTIPGVGAARQRALLGRFGSMRAVGQASEAEIAAIPGFGPAMARAVLRHLRGEEPQAEA, from the coding sequence ATGCCCGAGACCGCAGTCCTGGAAAGCAAGCTCCGCCACCTGGCGACCCGGCCCGGCGTGTACCTGATGAAGGACGCCGAGGGCGAGATCATCTATGTGGGCAAGGCCAAGTCGCTGCGGCCGCGCGTGCGCTCGTACTTCAACTCCGGGCGCGACCACTCGCTGAAGACGCGCGAGATGGTGCGCCGCGTCGCCGACGTGGACACCATCGTGGTGGACACCGAGGCCGAGGCGCTGATCCTGGAGAACAACCTCATCAAGGAGTACCGCCCGCGGTTCAACATCAACCTGCGCGACGACAAGACGTACCCGTACATCAAGGTCACGGCCGACCTCTTCCCCCGCATCTACGTCACGCGTACGCTCACGAAGGACGGCGCGCGCTACTTCGGCCCGTACACCGACGTGCGGCGCATGCGCATGGCGCTGGAGCTGGTGAAGAAGCTGTACACCGTGCGCTCGTGCCACTACGACCTGCCGCGCGAGAAGCCGGCCCGGCCGTGCCTGGACTTCCACATCGGCCGGTGCAAGGCGCCGTGCGTGGACCTTCAGACGGAGGACGACTACCGGCAGATGGTGGACGAGATCCGCGACATCCTGGGCGGCCACACGCGCCGCGCCGCCGCCCGCCTGCGCGAGCAGATGGCCGCCGCGGCCGCGGCGATGGACTTCGAGCGCGCGGGGGCGCTCCGCGACACGCTGCGCGAGCTGGAGGCGCTGGAGAGCAAGCAGCGCGTGGTGGACCTGAGCGGCGCCGACCGCGACGTCGTGGGCATGGCCCGCGACGGCGCCGAGGCGTGCGGCATCGTGCTCCAGATCCGCGAGGGGAAGCTGCTGGGTCGCGAGGCGCAGTTCCTCACCAACCTGGCGGACGAGACGGACGAGGCCGTGCTCTCCGCCTTCGTCACGCGCCTTTACACCGAGCGTGCGCTGCGTGACAGCGACTCGGTACCGGGCGAGGTCTTCCTGCCCAGCGACTTCGAGGACCGCGAGCTGCTGGAGCGCCTGCTGCGCGAGCAGACGGGCCGCGCCGTGCGCACCCACGTGCCGCAGCGCGGCGAGAAGGTGCAGCTCGTGGAGCTGGCCGCGCAGAACGCCCGGCACCTGCTCGAGGAGCGGCGCCTCTCGTCCATGTCCGCCGGGACGCGCGCTCCGGACGCGCTTTACGAGCTGCAGGAGGTGCTGGAGCTGGGCGGCGTGCCGCGCACCATCCTCTGCTTCGACATCTCGCACACGCAGGGCACCGAGGTGGTGGCGTCCGGCGTCTTCTTCGAGGACGGCGAGCCCAACAAGGGCGAGTACAAGAAGTTCAAGATTCGCGGCGAGTGGGGAAACGACGACTTCGCCAGCATGCACGAGGTGGTCACGCGCTGGTTCCGTCGGCGGCTGGACGAGGGCAAGCCGCTTCCGGACCTGGTGGTGATCGACGGCGGTAAAGGGCAGCTCGGCGCCGCGCGCAAGGCGCTGGACGAGCTGGACCTGGGGCAGCAGGCCATCATCTCGCTCGCCAAGAAGGACGAGGAGGTGTTCGTGCCCGGCCGCCCGGACAGCATCCGCATGCTGCGGCGCAGCCCGGCGTTGCGGCTGCTCCAGCGGATCCGCGACGAGGCGCACCGGTTCGCGATCACGTACAACCGGAAGCTGCGCACGAAGCGCACGGTCCGCTCGGAGCTGTCCACCATCCCCGGCGTGGGCGCGGCGCGGCAGCGGGCGCTGCTGGGGCGCTTCGGGTCCATGCGCGCCGTCGGCCAGGCGAGCGAGGCGGAGATCGCCGCCATTCCCGGGTTCGGCCCGGCGATGGCCCGCGCCGTCCTGCGCCACCTCCGCGGCGAGGAGCCCCAAGCGGAAGCGTGA
- a CDS encoding DUF3011 domain-containing protein, whose translation MRSTLRFLLPAAAALALCGAAPRQAAAQQTVTCQSTGYDRTYCQVDTRGGVVLSRNLSNSPCVAGRSWGTVAGRGIWVSNGCRAEFRVNNGYNNNNNNGVLTRRGNVNNNRRANRDVYGNGNVNGNRAENLCRRAAASRIGRNVGAIGILGNGTYQNTRGGWHINWADNNSRMHGSCTVNTDGNVSVNVQR comes from the coding sequence ATGCGCTCTACCCTTCGCTTCCTTCTGCCCGCCGCGGCAGCGCTCGCCCTCTGCGGCGCCGCCCCGCGCCAGGCCGCAGCGCAGCAGACGGTGACCTGCCAGTCCACGGGCTACGACCGCACCTACTGCCAGGTGGACACGCGCGGCGGCGTGGTGCTGTCCCGCAACCTCAGCAACTCGCCGTGCGTCGCGGGCCGCTCGTGGGGCACCGTGGCCGGCCGCGGCATCTGGGTCTCGAACGGCTGCCGCGCGGAGTTCCGCGTGAACAACGGCTACAACAACAACAACAACAACGGCGTGCTCACCCGCCGCGGCAACGTGAACAACAACCGCCGCGCCAACCGTGACGTGTACGGCAACGGCAACGTGAACGGCAATCGTGCGGAGAACCTGTGCCGCCGCGCCGCCGCCAGCCGCATCGGCCGCAACGTGGGCGCCATCGGGATCCTGGGCAACGGCACGTACCAGAACACCCGCGGCGGCTGGCACATCAACTGGGCCGACAACAACAGCCGCATGCACGGCAGCTGCACCGTGAACACCGACGGCAACGTGAGCGTGAACGTCCAGCGCTAA
- a CDS encoding class I SAM-dependent methyltransferase, translated as MNQRAAPAAGGDEDWFAEWFGDEYLELYGYRDEGEAARAVELVVRSAAEKLDTAVLDLACGAGRHLAYLRDAGLNAFGLDLSAPLLRRARQRGLPVVRGDMRELPFATGSLGLVTSFFTSFGYFPDPADDVHVLREVHRVLRPGGAFAVDYLNADAVREDLRPIDESELDGRRVVQTRTLIENDTVVLKRIEIFDDAGGPPRVFHERVRLYTADELGALLTLHGMQPVASFGDYRGGPLRPEGPRVILIGRSR; from the coding sequence GTGAACCAGCGCGCGGCACCTGCCGCCGGCGGCGACGAAGACTGGTTCGCCGAGTGGTTCGGCGACGAGTACCTGGAGCTGTACGGCTACCGTGACGAGGGCGAGGCCGCCCGCGCCGTGGAGCTCGTCGTCCGCAGCGCCGCGGAGAAGCTGGACACCGCCGTGCTGGACCTCGCCTGCGGGGCGGGGCGGCACCTGGCGTATCTCCGGGATGCCGGGCTGAACGCGTTCGGGCTGGACCTGTCCGCGCCGCTGCTGCGCCGGGCGCGCCAGCGAGGGCTTCCCGTGGTCCGCGGCGACATGCGCGAGCTGCCGTTCGCGACCGGGTCGCTGGGGCTGGTGACGAGCTTCTTCACGTCGTTCGGCTACTTCCCGGACCCGGCCGACGACGTGCACGTGCTGCGCGAGGTTCACCGCGTGCTGCGCCCCGGCGGCGCGTTCGCCGTGGACTACCTGAACGCCGACGCGGTCCGCGAGGACCTGCGCCCCATCGACGAGTCCGAGCTGGACGGCCGCCGCGTGGTGCAGACGCGTACGCTGATCGAGAACGACACCGTGGTGCTCAAGCGCATCGAGATCTTCGACGACGCGGGCGGGCCACCGCGCGTCTTCCACGAGCGCGTGCGCCTCTACACGGCCGACGAGCTGGGGGCGCTGCTCACCCTGCACGGCATGCAGCCCGTCGCCTCGTTCGGCGACTACCGCGGCGGCCCGCTTCGTCCGGAAGGTCCGCGAGTGATCCTGATCGGGAGGTCCCGTTGA
- a CDS encoding Ku protein, translating into MARAIWKGSISFGLVSIPVGLFTAEERDELSFKQLDRRNLSLVGYKKYNKATGEDVATDQIVKGYEYDDGRYVVMTEEDFAKANPEATQTVEITDFVEASEIDPMYFDKPYYLAPIGKSTKGYALLRETLKRSGKVGIAKVVIRSRQYLAAVIPRGPVLVLEILRYPDEIRGMDDLELPPEDVAEVGVSPKELAMAEQLVEGMAEPWDPARYRDEYRDDLLALIHAKAGAGTVAAPTAAAPAERGDVIDIMTLLKRSVAEAGKAKPKPAGRSQKAAAPKSTEEPKKPRARQRRSA; encoded by the coding sequence ATGGCCCGCGCAATCTGGAAAGGCAGCATCAGCTTCGGCCTCGTGAGCATCCCCGTGGGCCTCTTCACGGCCGAGGAGCGCGACGAGCTGAGCTTCAAGCAGCTCGACCGCCGAAACCTCTCGCTGGTGGGCTACAAGAAGTACAACAAGGCCACGGGCGAGGACGTGGCGACCGATCAGATCGTGAAGGGCTACGAGTACGACGACGGCCGCTACGTGGTGATGACCGAAGAGGACTTCGCCAAGGCGAACCCCGAGGCCACGCAGACCGTGGAGATCACCGACTTCGTTGAGGCGTCGGAGATCGACCCGATGTACTTCGACAAGCCATACTACCTGGCGCCCATCGGCAAGAGCACCAAGGGCTACGCGCTTCTGCGCGAGACGCTCAAGCGCTCCGGCAAGGTGGGCATCGCCAAGGTGGTGATCCGCTCGCGGCAGTACCTGGCCGCCGTGATCCCGCGCGGGCCCGTGCTGGTGCTGGAGATCCTGCGCTACCCGGACGAGATCCGCGGCATGGACGACCTGGAGCTGCCGCCGGAAGACGTGGCCGAGGTGGGCGTCTCGCCCAAGGAGCTGGCGATGGCCGAGCAGCTCGTGGAAGGCATGGCCGAGCCGTGGGACCCGGCGCGCTACCGCGACGAGTACCGCGACGACCTGCTGGCGCTGATCCACGCCAAGGCGGGCGCCGGCACCGTGGCCGCGCCCACCGCCGCCGCCCCGGCCGAGCGCGGCGACGTGATTGACATCATGACGCTGCTCAAGCGCAGCGTGGCCGAGGCCGGCAAGGCGAAGCCCAAGCCCGCCGGCCGTTCTCAGAAGGCCGCGGCGCCCAAGAGCACCGAGGAGCCGAAGAAGCCGCGTGCCCGCCAGCGGAGGAGCGCGTAG
- a CDS encoding rhomboid family intramembrane serine protease: MPYRSSYESSFSAPTLTPWVKRLLIANTAVFVVITLLDKLAPLQAQLAMENLEVSSATVLTRPWTLITYAFVHAGLGHIFFNMLSLFFFGPPLEERWGSREFIKFYAVAAAGGALLALAMPAPVIGASGAIFGILVAYAMIWPDNVVYFWGVFPIKVKWLVTIMVGFNLYAAVGGGGDIAYLAHLGGAAVAFAYLKSPWAPPAWGNVFTAKRQQKASSLVPWRPKAQEEVRKPVPVRATGTAGLVPADRARAERELLDDVDRILDKISTQGLQSLTPQEKERLNEVSRRYRTN; this comes from the coding sequence ATGCCATACCGTTCGTCGTACGAGAGCAGCTTCTCGGCGCCCACGCTCACCCCGTGGGTGAAGCGGCTGCTGATCGCCAACACCGCCGTCTTCGTCGTCATCACCCTCCTCGACAAGCTCGCGCCGCTGCAGGCGCAGCTGGCGATGGAGAACCTGGAGGTGAGCAGCGCGACGGTGCTCACGCGCCCGTGGACGCTGATCACGTACGCGTTCGTGCACGCGGGGCTGGGGCACATCTTCTTCAACATGCTCTCGCTCTTCTTCTTCGGCCCGCCGCTGGAGGAGCGCTGGGGGTCGCGCGAGTTCATCAAGTTCTACGCTGTGGCCGCCGCCGGCGGCGCGCTGCTGGCGCTGGCCATGCCCGCGCCGGTCATCGGCGCGTCGGGCGCCATCTTCGGGATCCTCGTCGCATATGCGATGATCTGGCCAGACAACGTGGTGTACTTCTGGGGCGTCTTCCCCATCAAGGTGAAGTGGCTGGTCACCATCATGGTGGGCTTCAACCTGTACGCGGCGGTGGGCGGCGGGGGCGACATCGCGTACCTGGCGCACCTGGGCGGCGCGGCGGTGGCGTTCGCCTACCTCAAGAGCCCGTGGGCGCCGCCGGCGTGGGGCAACGTCTTCACCGCCAAGCGCCAGCAGAAGGCATCGTCGCTGGTCCCGTGGCGTCCCAAGGCACAGGAAGAGGTTCGGAAGCCCGTCCCCGTCCGCGCGACCGGCACCGCGGGCCTCGTGCCGGCCGACCGCGCACGCGCCGAGCGCGAGCTGCTGGACGACGTGGACCGCATCCTCGACAAGATCAGCACCCAGGGCCTCCAGTCGCTCACCCCGCAGGAGAAGGAGCGCCTGAACGAGGTCAGCCGCCGCTACCGCACCAACTGA
- the ligD gene encoding DNA ligase D — MAVRAPRRSPAPAAPAPDVPGAKRGPLPAFVTPQLATLVDEVPVEDGWIHEIKLDGYRLVCRIDSGHVRLLTRRGNDWTPRFPLLAARLAALPVASAMLDGELVVLTADGKTSFQELQSVLGSGSEERLAYYAFDLTHADGLDLRGAPLLARKERLRALLASVEGGDGPLVRYSDHFEGHGDQFHRQACLWGLEGIVCKRADAPYQSRRTRDWLKVKCVQRQEFVVGGFTAPKGSRVAMGALLLGYHDADGSLKFAGRVGTGFDDKTLRLLHERLAAHPRDESPFADHKRDKHARWVEPRTVVEISFTEWTDEGILRHPVFEGVREDKRPTDVVREMPEPIGGPLAAPVRHGGKKIAERASGDARRPEVMDRSGDARAAAKRPVPRSASAPSLPSRRRREGDAEVSGVRISNPTRMLFSAAGVTKLELARYYEEIGRWMVPQITGRPLTLVRCPNGADGQCFYQKQPGEGFPESIRRVELEESGGEKTVNTYVDSVRGVVATVQFGVLELHTWGSRADRPDRPDRMIMDLDPAPDVSWARVVESAFELRERLRDFGLESFVKTTGGKGLHVVAPLARRNTWDEVKRFSKALAEDVAAASPGQYLTKSTLSKRAGKIFLDYLRNGRGATAVCAYSVRARPGATVSTPLRWEELSPELDPAAFTVRTVAQRLAKLREDPWNGYDDVRQSITKRMRERIGSA; from the coding sequence GTGGCGGTCCGCGCCCCGCGCCGCTCCCCCGCCCCCGCCGCGCCAGCGCCGGATGTTCCCGGCGCGAAGCGGGGGCCGCTGCCCGCGTTCGTCACGCCGCAGCTCGCGACGCTGGTGGACGAGGTGCCGGTGGAGGACGGCTGGATCCACGAGATCAAGCTGGACGGCTACCGCCTCGTCTGCCGCATCGACAGCGGGCACGTGCGGCTGCTCACGCGCCGCGGCAACGATTGGACGCCGCGCTTCCCCCTCCTCGCCGCACGCCTGGCCGCCCTTCCGGTCGCCTCGGCGATGCTGGATGGCGAGTTGGTGGTGCTCACGGCAGACGGGAAGACCAGCTTCCAGGAGCTGCAGTCCGTCCTCGGCTCGGGCTCGGAGGAGCGGCTGGCGTACTACGCCTTCGACCTCACGCACGCGGACGGGCTGGACCTGCGCGGCGCTCCCCTGCTCGCCCGCAAGGAGCGCCTGCGCGCGCTGCTCGCCAGCGTGGAGGGCGGCGACGGGCCGCTGGTGCGCTACAGCGACCACTTCGAGGGTCACGGCGACCAGTTCCACCGCCAGGCGTGCCTGTGGGGGCTGGAAGGCATCGTCTGCAAGCGGGCCGACGCGCCGTACCAGAGCCGCCGCACGCGCGACTGGCTGAAGGTGAAGTGCGTGCAGCGTCAGGAGTTCGTGGTCGGCGGCTTCACGGCGCCCAAAGGCTCGCGCGTGGCGATGGGCGCGCTGCTGCTGGGCTACCACGACGCGGACGGCTCGCTCAAGTTCGCCGGGCGTGTGGGTACCGGGTTCGATGACAAGACGCTGCGTTTGCTGCACGAACGCCTCGCCGCGCACCCGCGGGACGAGTCGCCGTTCGCGGACCATAAGCGGGACAAGCATGCGCGCTGGGTCGAGCCGCGCACCGTGGTGGAGATCTCGTTCACCGAGTGGACCGATGAGGGCATCCTCCGGCACCCGGTGTTCGAAGGCGTCCGCGAGGACAAGCGCCCGACAGACGTCGTTCGCGAGATGCCGGAGCCGATCGGCGGGCCATTGGCGGCGCCGGTGCGCCACGGTGGGAAGAAGATCGCGGAGCGCGCGTCGGGAGACGCGCGCCGGCCCGAAGTGATGGACAGGTCGGGAGATGCGCGGGCGGCGGCGAAGCGGCCGGTTCCGCGATCGGCTTCGGCCCCTTCCCTGCCGTCGCGGCGGCGGCGCGAGGGCGACGCGGAGGTGTCGGGCGTGCGCATCAGCAACCCGACGCGCATGCTGTTCTCCGCGGCGGGCGTGACCAAGCTGGAGCTGGCGAGGTACTACGAGGAGATCGGGCGCTGGATGGTGCCGCAGATCACCGGACGGCCGCTCACGCTGGTGCGCTGCCCGAACGGCGCCGACGGCCAGTGCTTCTACCAGAAGCAGCCCGGCGAGGGGTTTCCGGAGTCGATCCGGCGTGTGGAGCTCGAGGAGAGCGGCGGAGAGAAGACGGTCAACACCTACGTCGACTCGGTGCGGGGGGTGGTGGCGACGGTGCAGTTCGGGGTCCTCGAGCTCCACACCTGGGGGTCGCGCGCCGACAGGCCCGACAGGCCGGACCGCATGATCATGGACCTGGACCCCGCGCCGGACGTGTCGTGGGCGCGCGTGGTGGAGAGCGCGTTCGAGTTGCGCGAGCGGCTGCGCGACTTCGGTCTGGAGAGCTTCGTGAAGACCACGGGCGGCAAGGGCTTGCACGTGGTGGCCCCCCTCGCCCGCCGCAACACGTGGGACGAGGTGAAGCGCTTCTCCAAGGCATTGGCCGAGGACGTGGCCGCCGCCTCGCCCGGGCAGTACCTCACCAAGAGCACGCTGTCGAAGCGTGCGGGCAAGATCTTCCTGGACTACCTCCGCAACGGGCGGGGTGCGACGGCGGTCTGCGCGTACTCGGTCCGTGCGCGGCCCGGCGCCACCGTCTCCACCCCGCTCCGTTGGGAGGAGCTTTCGCCCGAGCTGGACCCGGCGGCCTTCACCGTCCGCACCGTCGCCCAACGCCTCGCGAAGCTCCGCGAAGACCCGTGGAACGGCTACGACGACGTCCGCCAGAGCATCACCAAGCGGATGCGCGAGCGGATCGGTTCAGCATAG
- the bshC gene encoding bacillithiol biosynthesis cysteine-adding enzyme BshC codes for MTLHIQVRPLRGSTLVEDYLRGEGKAAPYFEGRPFDVESYREKLAEVRGRFDRAARERVAAAVRPTSARAAERLRDFVENGGAVVTTGQQAGLFGGPLYTVHKILTAVRLAEALERELGEIVLPVFWIASEDHDFNEVRHVEAVDGRGTLRSFSVAATDPHAAPMSDMKLGQDVESAVDEIAHLLSEHGDADACIKQIRDAYQPDVTVADAFRALTESLFSDFDVLVTDAADPAVKEASVHVLLGEAEHAAEHERLVRERSDALAADGYVTQVVVVPETANLFFHGPRGRERLVRKDGAWLAPEARVRFSDGELAEAIRNDPRSFSPNVFLRPVVESAVFPTLAYVGGPAETAYFAQIGPLFRAFGIRAPVVFPRFSATIAPSEAEETLGDLGLDMADLAPPLHEVLHRVARDRVPAAVADGLAALRASIVDRYAALMDAAGQIDPTVSQALGSARNRALLGVSDAEQKILRQLKRRDAGLLRAVEVARNHLRPNGVPQERVLNVFPYLAEYGPSLLRDLAEQMTVTFSETAARAESTAA; via the coding sequence TTGACGCTGCACATACAGGTTCGGCCCCTCCGCGGGTCCACGCTCGTGGAGGACTACCTGCGGGGGGAAGGGAAGGCGGCCCCGTACTTCGAGGGCCGCCCGTTCGACGTGGAGTCGTATCGCGAGAAGCTGGCGGAGGTGCGGGGACGGTTCGACCGCGCCGCGCGAGAGCGTGTGGCCGCCGCCGTGCGCCCCACCTCCGCCCGCGCGGCGGAGCGGCTGCGCGATTTCGTCGAGAACGGCGGGGCAGTCGTGACCACCGGTCAGCAAGCGGGGCTCTTCGGTGGTCCGCTGTACACCGTGCACAAGATCCTGACCGCCGTCCGCCTCGCCGAGGCGCTGGAGAGAGAGCTCGGGGAGATCGTCCTCCCCGTCTTCTGGATCGCCTCGGAGGATCACGATTTTAACGAGGTGAGACACGTGGAGGCGGTCGACGGGCGCGGAACCCTGCGCTCGTTCTCCGTCGCGGCGACGGACCCGCACGCGGCCCCGATGAGCGACATGAAGCTCGGACAAGACGTCGAATCCGCTGTCGATGAAATTGCGCATCTCCTTTCTGAACATGGTGATGCGGACGCATGTATAAAGCAGATTAGAGATGCATATCAGCCGGACGTGACGGTCGCCGATGCCTTCCGTGCGCTGACCGAAAGTCTCTTCTCGGACTTCGACGTGCTCGTTACGGACGCCGCCGATCCGGCCGTGAAGGAGGCGTCGGTACACGTCCTGCTCGGCGAGGCGGAGCACGCGGCGGAGCACGAGCGCCTGGTGCGCGAGCGCAGCGACGCGCTCGCGGCGGACGGGTACGTGACGCAGGTCGTCGTCGTACCCGAAACGGCCAACCTCTTCTTCCACGGCCCTCGCGGCCGCGAGCGGCTGGTGCGGAAGGACGGCGCCTGGCTCGCCCCCGAGGCACGCGTTCGCTTCTCCGACGGGGAGCTTGCGGAGGCGATCCGGAACGACCCGCGGAGCTTCAGCCCGAACGTCTTCCTGCGGCCGGTCGTGGAGTCCGCCGTGTTCCCGACGCTCGCGTACGTGGGCGGGCCGGCGGAGACAGCGTACTTCGCGCAGATCGGACCGCTCTTCCGCGCGTTCGGTATCCGCGCGCCTGTCGTCTTCCCCCGCTTCTCCGCCACCATCGCACCCTCCGAGGCGGAGGAGACGCTGGGCGATCTCGGACTGGACATGGCGGACCTCGCCCCGCCTCTGCACGAGGTGCTGCACCGCGTCGCGCGGGATCGCGTGCCCGCAGCGGTGGCGGACGGCCTTGCCGCGCTCCGTGCGTCCATCGTGGATCGCTATGCGGCGCTTATGGATGCGGCGGGGCAGATCGATCCCACGGTGTCGCAGGCGCTGGGTTCCGCGCGCAACCGGGCCCTCCTCGGCGTGTCGGACGCGGAGCAGAAGATCCTGCGGCAGCTCAAGCGGCGGGATGCGGGGCTGCTCCGAGCAGTGGAGGTTGCACGTAACCACCTGCGGCCCAACGGTGTACCGCAGGAGCGCGTCCTCAACGTCTTCCCGTACCTCGCCGAATACGGCCCGTCGCTGCTGCGCGATCTAGCAGAGCAGATGACAGTCACGTTCTCGGAGACGGCGGCTCGTGCGGAGTCCACCGCGGCGTGA
- a CDS encoding D-alanine--D-alanine ligase, protein MRIAVMLGGTSAEREVSLASGLAIVKALRERGHEVSTIDTARGFIAADQEGGLLPEGVHAAPPGKVDDALPAIELGGVQQLRDADVAFLALHGGAGEDGTIQALLELIGVPYTGSGPLGSGIAMDKDVTKRLLRDSQVPTLPWRVARAPDYAFDSDTIEDLIGCPCIVKPARQGSSVGMTVVGEMGELRDAVTVASEFDTEVMIERYAKGRELTVGILGDQALPPVEIRPKKGIYDYESKYTPGMTEYLCPAPLEEEVVAQMQAYALRAFRVLKLRGYGRIDFILAKEQLFCLEANTLPGMTATSLLPKAAAAVGISFPDLCERIVQLALR, encoded by the coding sequence ATGCGGATCGCGGTGATGCTGGGCGGGACGAGTGCGGAGCGGGAGGTGTCGCTGGCGTCGGGGCTCGCGATCGTGAAGGCGCTGCGCGAGCGGGGGCACGAGGTGAGCACCATAGACACGGCGCGCGGCTTCATCGCCGCGGACCAGGAGGGGGGCCTGCTGCCCGAGGGCGTGCACGCCGCGCCTCCCGGCAAGGTGGACGACGCGCTGCCGGCCATCGAGCTGGGCGGCGTGCAGCAGCTGCGCGATGCGGACGTGGCGTTCCTAGCGCTGCACGGCGGGGCGGGGGAGGACGGCACCATCCAGGCGCTGCTGGAGCTGATCGGCGTGCCGTACACGGGCTCGGGGCCGCTGGGCTCCGGCATCGCGATGGACAAGGACGTCACCAAGCGGCTGCTGCGCGACTCGCAAGTGCCCACGCTGCCGTGGCGCGTGGCGCGCGCGCCGGACTACGCCTTCGACAGCGACACCATCGAGGACCTGATCGGCTGCCCGTGCATCGTGAAGCCGGCGCGGCAGGGCAGCAGCGTGGGGATGACGGTGGTGGGCGAGATGGGCGAGCTGCGCGACGCCGTGACCGTCGCCTCGGAGTTCGACACCGAGGTGATGATCGAGCGCTACGCCAAGGGCCGCGAGCTCACGGTGGGCATCCTGGGCGACCAGGCGCTCCCGCCGGTGGAGATCCGCCCCAAGAAGGGCATCTACGACTACGAGAGCAAGTACACGCCGGGGATGACGGAGTACCTGTGCCCGGCGCCGCTGGAGGAAGAGGTGGTGGCGCAGATGCAGGCGTACGCGCTGCGCGCCTTCCGCGTGCTCAAGCTGCGCGGGTACGGGCGCATCGACTTCATCCTCGCCAAGGAGCAGCTGTTCTGCCTGGAGGCGAACACGCTCCCCGGCATGACCGCAACCAGCCTGCTCCCCAAGGCGGCCGCGGCGGTGGGCATCTCCTTCCCGGACCTGTGCGAGCGAATCGTGCAACTCGCCCTGAGGTAG
- a CDS encoding 23S rRNA (pseudouridine(1915)-N(3))-methyltransferase RlmH, which translates to MKLSLLAVGKVRGPVAEAVADYESRIRRYFTYAAVEVKEESFRSASDAERVRGEEGKRLLAKVGTGMDVVALHRGGTQWSSERLSAYLADLAVKASPGAAFVIGGAFGLSDELLARATHKLSISAFTLPHELARLMLTEQIYRAGTIARGEPYHKGRDT; encoded by the coding sequence ATGAAGCTCTCCCTCCTCGCCGTAGGCAAGGTGCGCGGACCGGTCGCGGAAGCGGTGGCGGACTACGAGTCGCGCATCCGCCGGTACTTCACCTACGCCGCCGTGGAGGTGAAGGAGGAGAGCTTCCGCAGCGCGTCCGACGCGGAGCGGGTGCGGGGCGAGGAGGGAAAGCGGCTGCTGGCCAAGGTCGGGACGGGGATGGACGTCGTTGCGCTGCACCGCGGCGGGACGCAGTGGTCATCGGAGCGGCTGTCGGCGTATCTTGCGGACCTGGCGGTGAAGGCCAGCCCGGGTGCGGCGTTCGTGATCGGCGGGGCGTTCGGCTTGTCGGACGAGCTTCTGGCGCGGGCCACGCACAAGCTCTCCATCAGCGCCTTCACGCTGCCGCACGAGCTTGCGCGGCTCATGCTGACCGAGCAGATCTACCGTGCGGGCACCATCGCGCGCGGCGAGCCGTACCACAAAGGGCGAGACACGTGA